The following proteins are co-located in the Rhodococcus opacus B4 genome:
- a CDS encoding YciI family protein, whose translation MPYFVVEYSYTAETTAGRDTHRAAHRAWLADLVDTGTVITCGPYGNDAGAFIIVNADTTETVRALFADDPFAVHGLVPDQRILHWTPVLGNLDASDAISQAELSSRPGGSHS comes from the coding sequence ATGCCCTACTTCGTCGTCGAATACAGCTACACCGCCGAGACCACCGCCGGCCGTGACACCCACCGAGCCGCGCACCGGGCCTGGCTCGCCGACCTCGTCGACACCGGCACCGTCATCACCTGCGGCCCCTACGGCAACGACGCAGGCGCCTTCATCATCGTCAACGCAGACACCACCGAGACGGTCCGAGCACTCTTCGCCGACGATCCCTTCGCCGTCCACGGACTCGTGCCTGACCAACGCATTCTGCACTGGACACCCGTCCTCGGAAACCTCGACGCGTCAGACGCCATCAGCCAAGCAGAACTGTCGTCCCGCCCGGGCGGCTCACACTCCTGA
- a CDS encoding Nramp family divalent metal transporter — protein MRTLAMAGPAFIAGAWQFGPGNLASAVQAGSEFSYSLIWVIALSTIFMLVYADMSVRLGIRTPVSMISSVKDILGRRVGTAAGIGVFIITLCFSVGNAVGSGLGLSMVFGGSPLIWSAVCTVFVGLILLFRNVYRTVERILLVIVALLAATFIFSAVIAQPDWFQAVNGLVPSIPPGGQLLVVALVGTNFSLNAAFFTSYGTHERKRTEAEYRQTTIADTIPGIVAPGIMTSLVIIVAAAVLGRQNAEATTLAGLAKIFEPIAGPIGSTIFALGLSGAAFSAMVANATAGGTMFSDGLGKGASPSTPTAKRTSAAILTFGLVITLLFTKSPVQLIIVAQALTVLIAPFLGFLLFVMSNNTALMGNLRNTWWKNVVGALGFVSILSLSGLLIYELLG, from the coding sequence ATGCGCACCCTCGCGATGGCAGGCCCGGCCTTCATCGCAGGTGCATGGCAGTTCGGACCCGGCAACCTCGCCAGCGCCGTCCAGGCCGGCAGCGAATTCAGCTACTCCCTGATCTGGGTGATCGCCCTGTCGACGATCTTCATGCTGGTCTACGCCGACATGAGCGTGCGACTGGGCATCCGCACCCCGGTGTCCATGATCAGCTCGGTCAAGGACATCCTCGGCCGACGCGTCGGAACCGCCGCCGGAATCGGCGTCTTCATCATCACGCTGTGTTTCTCGGTCGGCAACGCCGTCGGCTCCGGCCTCGGCCTGTCCATGGTCTTCGGCGGCTCCCCGCTCATCTGGTCCGCGGTCTGCACCGTCTTCGTCGGCCTGATCCTGCTGTTCCGCAACGTCTACCGCACCGTCGAACGCATCCTGCTGGTCATCGTCGCGCTGTTGGCCGCCACCTTCATCTTCAGTGCCGTCATCGCCCAACCCGACTGGTTCCAGGCCGTGAACGGACTCGTCCCCTCCATCCCGCCCGGCGGACAGCTGCTCGTCGTAGCCTTGGTCGGCACCAATTTCTCCCTCAACGCCGCGTTCTTCACCTCCTACGGCACCCACGAACGCAAGCGCACCGAAGCCGAGTACCGGCAGACCACCATCGCCGACACCATCCCCGGGATCGTGGCACCGGGCATCATGACCTCCCTGGTCATCATCGTCGCCGCCGCCGTCCTCGGCCGGCAGAACGCCGAAGCCACCACCCTCGCGGGCTTGGCCAAGATCTTCGAACCCATCGCCGGGCCCATCGGATCAACCATTTTCGCGCTCGGGTTGTCCGGCGCCGCATTCTCCGCGATGGTCGCCAACGCCACCGCCGGCGGCACCATGTTCTCCGACGGCCTCGGCAAAGGCGCCTCCCCGAGCACCCCGACCGCCAAGCGCACCAGCGCCGCCATCCTCACCTTCGGCCTCGTGATCACCCTTCTGTTCACGAAATCCCCGGTGCAGCTGATCATCGTCGCTCAAGCCCTGACCGTGCTCATCGCGCCGTTCCTCGGGTTCCTGCTCTTCGTGATGAGCAACAACACCGCGCTGATGGGCAACCTGCGCAACACCTGGTGGAAGAACGTCGTCGGCGCCCTCGGCTTCGTGTCCATCCTGTCCCTGTCCGGCCTGTTGATCTACGAACTGCTCGGCTGA
- a CDS encoding dihydrodipicolinate synthase family protein, with the protein MSTLDLRGLTPAPVTPFTRDGAVDYDAISRLGSWLGSVDGVKGLVVLGHAGEGTFLTQDEQVRVIAAFKDSVDGRLPIIAGITGEGTAVSVEEAQRAVDAGASAGLVYPSHGWLRFGYQDGAPQDRYKAIYEGSGLPLILFQYPDATKATYNLDTQLEIAAQPGVFATKNGVRNMRRWDREIPVLRRENPDLQILSCHDEYLLHTVFDVDGLLVGYGGLAPEPLVELIAAGKAKDYPAARAIHDRLLPVTANVYHRGSHMEGTVALKEGLVARGILEHATVRPPLLPLAEGAGAEIAAALQSAGLSSVTVPA; encoded by the coding sequence ATGAGCACACTCGACCTCCGCGGCCTGACCCCGGCGCCGGTGACCCCGTTCACCCGGGACGGCGCCGTCGACTACGACGCCATCTCGCGCCTCGGCTCGTGGCTCGGCAGTGTCGACGGCGTCAAGGGCCTGGTCGTCCTCGGCCACGCCGGCGAGGGCACCTTCCTCACCCAGGACGAGCAGGTCCGCGTCATCGCCGCGTTCAAGGACTCCGTCGACGGCCGGCTGCCGATCATCGCCGGCATCACCGGCGAGGGCACCGCCGTCTCGGTGGAAGAAGCCCAGCGCGCCGTGGACGCCGGCGCCTCCGCCGGTCTGGTGTACCCGTCGCACGGGTGGCTGCGGTTCGGCTACCAGGACGGTGCCCCGCAGGATCGCTACAAGGCCATTTACGAAGGCTCCGGCCTGCCGCTGATCCTGTTCCAGTACCCGGACGCCACCAAGGCCACCTACAACCTGGACACCCAGCTCGAGATCGCCGCCCAGCCCGGCGTGTTCGCCACCAAGAACGGGGTGCGGAACATGCGCCGCTGGGACCGGGAGATCCCGGTGCTGCGTCGCGAGAACCCCGACCTGCAGATCCTGAGCTGCCATGACGAGTACCTGCTGCACACGGTGTTCGACGTCGACGGCCTGCTGGTCGGCTACGGCGGACTCGCTCCCGAGCCGCTGGTCGAGCTCATCGCAGCCGGCAAGGCCAAGGACTACCCCGCAGCTCGCGCCATCCATGACCGCCTGCTGCCGGTGACGGCCAACGTCTACCACCGCGGCTCGCACATGGAAGGCACCGTCGCCCTGAAGGAGGGTCTGGTCGCCCGCGGCATCCTCGAGCACGCCACCGTCCGCCCGCCGTTGCTGCCGCTGGCCGAGGGCGCGGGCGCCGAGATCGCCGCCGCTTTGCAGTCGGCCGGACTGTCCTCGGTCACCGTCCCCGCCTGA
- a CDS encoding DUF6069 family protein — translation MSDTGATISATTTSRINPATLELSRPWAVAATVIGALVPNLVIWLLGLAAGGSFEMTDAGTTSSVAPGGVVILTVVPTLIGMTLAALISLKWVAVIRPAEVIGALLPLATIALTVQADFDTASTIALAVMHVVIAVVIVVGLEAMRRPLVRV, via the coding sequence ATGTCCGACACCGGAGCCACGATTTCTGCAACCACGACCTCACGGATCAATCCGGCGACCCTCGAACTGAGCCGGCCCTGGGCGGTCGCCGCGACCGTCATCGGAGCGCTCGTCCCGAACCTGGTCATCTGGCTGCTGGGGCTCGCCGCCGGCGGGTCGTTCGAGATGACGGACGCCGGCACGACCAGCAGTGTCGCCCCCGGAGGCGTCGTCATCCTGACGGTGGTTCCGACGCTGATCGGGATGACACTGGCCGCGCTCATCTCACTCAAATGGGTGGCAGTCATCCGGCCCGCCGAGGTGATCGGCGCGCTGCTGCCGCTGGCGACGATCGCACTCACGGTGCAAGCGGACTTCGACACTGCCAGCACCATCGCCCTTGCTGTCATGCACGTGGTGATCGCCGTGGTGATCGTCGTCGGTCTCGAAGCGATGCGGCGACCGCTGGTCCGCGTCTAG
- a CDS encoding oxygenase MpaB family protein yields the protein MTTTELPSQRRSALPPLGPESLTWHRFGDWRTALLISWSGTLQVMHPVIDAALVQHSTVFDNELARLARSAGPIIRALYDPTGAEAQTIRDMHKDIKGTTDDGRRYHALNPGPYFWAHATFLATQYVVAEYFGEPLSQAEKELLYQESKQWYALYGVSATNLPETYADFVDYWNEMVGTVLAKTDTVRRSKLLGGLPTPRPDDRIPAIVWRLVGPVIGRLLVWIARGTLPPVARDTLGWEWSAADERRLRRFGAAVRIGFRILPERWRLTPIARKACEVKGSGV from the coding sequence ATGACCACCACCGAGCTTCCGTCCCAACGCCGTTCGGCTCTGCCGCCACTCGGGCCGGAGTCGCTGACGTGGCACCGGTTCGGCGACTGGCGAACCGCGCTGCTCATCTCGTGGTCGGGCACGCTGCAGGTGATGCACCCCGTCATCGACGCCGCGCTCGTGCAGCACTCGACCGTCTTCGACAACGAGTTGGCCCGGCTGGCCCGTTCCGCGGGACCGATCATCCGTGCGCTCTACGATCCGACGGGTGCGGAGGCCCAGACGATCCGCGACATGCACAAGGACATCAAGGGCACCACGGACGACGGCCGGCGGTATCACGCCCTGAACCCCGGCCCGTATTTCTGGGCGCATGCCACGTTCCTGGCCACCCAGTACGTGGTCGCCGAGTACTTCGGAGAACCGCTGAGTCAGGCCGAGAAGGAGCTGCTGTACCAGGAGTCGAAGCAGTGGTACGCGCTCTACGGGGTGTCGGCCACGAATCTGCCCGAGACGTATGCGGATTTCGTCGACTACTGGAACGAGATGGTCGGCACCGTTCTCGCGAAGACCGACACGGTGCGCCGGTCGAAGTTGCTGGGCGGGCTGCCGACCCCTCGCCCCGACGATCGCATCCCCGCGATCGTGTGGCGTCTCGTCGGTCCCGTGATCGGACGGCTGCTCGTGTGGATCGCCCGGGGAACGCTGCCTCCCGTCGCCCGCGACACGCTCGGCTGGGAGTGGTCCGCCGCCGACGAGCGCAGGCTCCGCCGATTCGGCGCCGCCGTGCGGATCGGTTTCCGGATCCTGCCCGAGCGGTGGCGGCTGACTCCGATTGCGCGCAAGGCGTGCGAGGTAAAGGGATCAGGAGTGTGA
- a CDS encoding TetR/AcrR family transcriptional regulator: MSDSENPRGAPRKWRGQEPDDRRAARRAALIEAGLQIMGTEGTAATTMRATCRQAGLTERYFYESFDNREALLVTLLDHVVLGARDTLLGALETAPDDPGRLVRHVVKAFTGYIAEDRRRGRIMFVESQSVPELAQRGEQLVAEFTTPMAAALKMLGADGAPRDAVNTQLNAIALFGAIAFLYQRWLTGSPKISQKRIVEHIALTIEAHVPVNSTP, from the coding sequence ATGAGCGACAGCGAGAACCCTCGTGGAGCGCCGCGCAAATGGCGTGGCCAAGAGCCCGACGACCGCCGTGCGGCGAGACGTGCCGCACTGATCGAGGCCGGCCTGCAGATCATGGGAACCGAGGGAACGGCGGCCACGACGATGCGGGCGACCTGCCGTCAGGCAGGTCTCACCGAGCGCTACTTCTACGAGAGTTTCGACAACCGGGAGGCGCTACTCGTCACCCTCCTCGACCACGTCGTCCTGGGAGCGAGGGACACCCTGCTCGGGGCGCTCGAGACGGCGCCAGACGATCCGGGCCGACTCGTCCGCCACGTCGTGAAGGCGTTCACCGGCTACATCGCCGAGGACCGGCGGCGGGGACGCATCATGTTCGTCGAGTCGCAGTCCGTGCCGGAACTGGCACAGCGCGGAGAACAACTCGTCGCCGAGTTCACCACTCCCATGGCGGCGGCACTGAAAATGCTGGGTGCCGACGGCGCACCCCGCGACGCCGTCAACACCCAGCTGAACGCGATCGCCCTGTTCGGGGCGATCGCCTTTCTGTATCAGCGCTGGCTCACCGGCAGCCCGAAGATCTCGCAGAAGCGGATCGTCGAGCACATCGCACTCACCATCGAGGCGCACGTGCCGGTGAACAGCACGCCCTAG
- a CDS encoding nitroreductase family deazaflavin-dependent oxidoreductase — translation MNAVPTPPGRSRALPNPLRVLARWLGTQEWVMRMAPVIIWLESHLRAWTGNRVSLLGIAGLQSLQVTVPGRKSGTPRTTALLCIPYGDGYIVTGSNWGRPEHPAWSANLRAADEALVKAGARESRMRVRMVTGDERENLWKFVVDYWPGYRMEHRRSGGREFRLFVLEPTRTATTTRES, via the coding sequence ATGAACGCCGTCCCCACACCCCCCGGCCGATCGCGCGCGCTCCCCAACCCGCTCCGCGTCCTTGCGCGGTGGCTGGGCACCCAGGAATGGGTGATGCGAATGGCGCCGGTCATCATCTGGCTGGAGTCACACCTGCGCGCGTGGACCGGGAACCGCGTGAGCCTCCTCGGAATCGCCGGCCTGCAGTCCCTGCAGGTGACGGTCCCGGGACGCAAAAGCGGCACCCCGCGGACGACCGCACTGCTCTGCATTCCGTACGGCGACGGATACATCGTCACCGGTTCCAACTGGGGACGGCCCGAGCACCCGGCCTGGTCGGCGAATCTTCGCGCGGCAGACGAAGCGCTCGTGAAGGCCGGGGCACGTGAGTCCCGGATGCGCGTCCGCATGGTCACCGGCGACGAACGCGAAAACCTGTGGAAATTCGTCGTCGACTACTGGCCCGGATACCGCATGGAGCACCGGCGGTCCGGGGGACGCGAGTTCCGGCTGTTCGTCCTGGAACCCACCCGGACGGCTACGACAACGCGCGAATCCTGA